The following are encoded in a window of Spea bombifrons isolate aSpeBom1 chromosome 2, aSpeBom1.2.pri, whole genome shotgun sequence genomic DNA:
- the AIPL1 gene encoding aryl-hydrocarbon-interacting protein-like 1, whose translation MEEAILLNVEGVRKKICHGGTGDMPQFISGSKVTFHFRTIKCDDEGTVLDDSKKVGVPMEIIIGNMFKLEVWEILLTSMRIGEVAEFWCDVTHTGLYPLVSKSLRRIAEGKDPTDWHMHTCGLANMFAYHTLGYEDLDELQKEPQPLIFVIELLKVESPSMYKRETWALSDDEKLKAVPVLHGEGNRLFKLGRYEDATNKYREAVICLKNIQTKEKPWEVPWMKLEKMINTLILNYCQCLLRMEEYYEVLEHTTDLIQHHPGLVKAYFLRGKANAEVWNETEAKNDFAKVMDLDQTMSRLVKKEIRMLETRMQDKAEEEKLKYKNLFSSGDQK comes from the exons ATGGAAGAAGCTATCCTCTTGAACGTGGAGGGTGTGAGGAAGAAAATTTGTCATGGAGGAACAGGTGACATGCCTCAATTTATCAGTGGATCTAAG GTTACCTTTCATTTTCGTACAATAAAGTGTGACGATGAAGGAACTGTTCTTGATGACAGCAAGAAAGTTGGAGTCCCGATGGAAATCATCATTGGAAATATGTTTAAGCTTGAGGTTTGGGAGATCCTGCTCACATCTATGAGGATTGGGGAAGTGGCTGAATTTTGGTGTGATGTCACA CACACTGGCTTATACCCACTTGTGTCCAAGAGCTTGCGACGCATTGCAGAAGGAAAAGACCCAACAGACTGGCACATGCACACCTGTGGTCTGGCAAATATGTTTGCTTATCATACCTTAGGCTACGAAGACCTAGATGAACTTCAAAAAGAACCTCAGCCTCTCATATTTGTGATTGAACTATTAAAG GTTGAATCACCCAGTATGTACAAAAGAGAGACATGGGCTCTGAGCGATGATGAAAAGTTGAAGGCTGTTCCTGTGCTACATGGGGAAGGTAATCGGCTGTTCAAGCTTGGACGCTATGAAGATGCAACCAACAAATACAGAGAAGCTGTCATCTGtctgaaaaatatccagacAAAG GAAAAGCCTTGGGAAGTACCTTGGATGAAACTAGAGAAGATGATAAACACTTTAATTCTGAACTACTGCCAGTGCCTGCTGCGAATGGAGGAGTATTATGAGGTATTGGAACACACCACTGATCTCATCCAGCACCATCCAG GTTTGGTGAAGGCATATTTCTTACGAGGAAAAGCCAATGCAGAAGTTTGGAATGAGACAGAAGCAAAGAATGATTTTGCAAAAGTCATGGATTTGGATCAAACTATGAGTCGActggtaaaaaaagaaatcaggaTGCTGGAGACCAGAATGCAAGACAAAGCAGAAGAGGAAaagctaaaatataaaaacctaTTCTCTAGCGGTGATCAGAAATGA